In Desulfofundulus kuznetsovii DSM 6115, the following are encoded in one genomic region:
- a CDS encoding LysE family transporter codes for MIIILSGGSNTGTGAKFCTRAGFSSTYTENVARGGILLELMAIFTTAFVVGLSGAMMPGPLLTVTIGESARRGFAAGPLIVLGHALLEGTLVIALSLGLASLLTAPVVGRSIAVVGGIFLIYLGWGMARDAWLGRVVLNVGCGQPVQAGPAPPGGGSRAERAGAGRQMAGAGVPGSRAEENARSLSPDFQPANSGAGSLNPGSRRVDPLPAGRMHPVLAGVLVSLSNPYWTLWWATVGLGYIVLSLKQGTAGLVSFYGGHILSDLAWYGLVAAAVAGGRRFLTPSIYRGILVACGAFLVFLGASFIYMGAAGRMAI; via the coding sequence ATGATAATCATTTTGTCCGGCGGGTCCAACACGGGTACCGGGGCAAAATTTTGTACCCGGGCAGGATTTTCCTCCACATATACAGAAAATGTTGCCCGGGGAGGGATTTTATTGGAACTGATGGCCATTTTTACAACGGCTTTTGTGGTGGGACTTTCCGGTGCCATGATGCCCGGGCCTCTTCTCACGGTGACCATCGGGGAAAGCGCCCGGCGGGGGTTTGCGGCTGGCCCCCTGATTGTGCTGGGCCATGCCCTGCTTGAGGGGACGCTGGTCATAGCCCTGTCCCTGGGCCTGGCTTCCCTGCTCACCGCCCCCGTGGTGGGCAGGAGCATTGCCGTGGTGGGGGGGATTTTTTTAATCTACCTGGGTTGGGGTATGGCCCGGGATGCCTGGTTGGGCCGGGTGGTGCTGAACGTGGGCTGCGGGCAGCCGGTTCAGGCAGGTCCGGCGCCGCCGGGAGGCGGTTCCCGGGCAGAGCGGGCCGGTGCGGGGCGGCAGATGGCCGGAGCCGGTGTGCCCGGTTCCCGTGCGGAGGAGAACGCCCGTTCCCTTTCGCCCGATTTCCAGCCGGCCAATTCCGGTGCCGGTTCTCTCAACCCCGGCTCTCGAAGGGTCGACCCCCTGCCCGCCGGGAGGATGCACCCCGTGCTGGCGGGGGTTCTAGTCAGCCTGTCCAACCCCTACTGGACGCTGTGGTGGGCCACGGTGGGGTTGGGTTACATAGTCCTCTCCTTAAAGCAGGGAACCGCCGGGCTGGTGAGCTTCTATGGCGGCCATATTTTATCGGACCTGGCCTGGTACGGCCTGGTGGCGGCGGCGGTGGCCGGCGGCCGGCGCTTTTTAACCCCGTCCATTTACCGGGGCATCCTGGTGGCGTGCGGCGCCTTCCTGGTTTTTTTGGGTGCTTCCTTCATCTACATGGGTGCTGCAGGGCGGATGGCGATATAA
- the amrA gene encoding AmmeMemoRadiSam system protein A: MPVVYGGICPHPPIMVPEVGGAEADRVISTRQAMLELGRRVKESGADTLVVISPHGPVFRDGIAILAAQEVRGDLGRFGARRVSFKVENDPALVREIAARAGEPGITVLQVDEKTARRYGLDLELDHGTMVPLYFLRAAGVNLPLVPVAMGLLPYRQLYAFGMAVAGAAEKLGKKVAVLASGDLSHRLTPDAPAGYDPRGREFDREIARLVAAADIEGILNLDAGLVERAGECGLRPIIMAFGAFDGLAVEAEVLSYEGPFGVGYMVASLAPGEPDPRRRIWEKLSAAEQKAREERLRNESFLVRVARRSLENYFAGRSRLYDETGIPPEFARRAGAFVSLHKHGQLRGCIGTVTPQYKHIVEEVAMNAISAAVRDPRFYPVTEDELPDLEISVDVLQEPEPVESMAGLDPKKYGVIVQAGGRQGLLLPDLEGIDTAEQQVAIARRKAGIGPHEPVKLMRFEVKRYH; the protein is encoded by the coding sequence ATGCCCGTTGTTTACGGTGGTATCTGCCCGCACCCCCCGATCATGGTCCCCGAGGTGGGCGGGGCGGAGGCGGACAGGGTTATTTCCACCCGGCAGGCCATGCTGGAACTGGGCCGCCGGGTGAAGGAAAGCGGGGCCGATACGCTGGTGGTGATTTCCCCCCACGGCCCGGTCTTCCGGGACGGCATCGCCATCCTGGCGGCTCAAGAGGTGCGGGGTGACCTGGGCCGGTTTGGCGCCCGCCGGGTAAGCTTCAAGGTGGAAAACGACCCGGCCCTGGTGCGGGAAATAGCGGCCCGGGCCGGGGAACCGGGCATAACCGTCCTGCAGGTGGATGAAAAAACGGCCCGGCGCTACGGTCTGGACCTGGAACTGGACCACGGGACCATGGTGCCCCTTTACTTCCTGCGCGCGGCGGGTGTGAACCTGCCCCTGGTGCCGGTGGCCATGGGGCTTTTGCCTTACCGCCAGCTCTACGCCTTCGGCATGGCCGTGGCCGGGGCGGCGGAGAAGCTGGGGAAAAAGGTGGCCGTTCTGGCCAGCGGCGACCTGTCCCACCGCCTGACCCCGGACGCGCCGGCCGGTTACGATCCCCGGGGCCGGGAGTTCGACCGGGAAATCGCCCGGCTGGTGGCGGCTGCCGACATCGAGGGAATTTTGAACCTGGACGCCGGGCTGGTGGAGCGGGCCGGGGAATGCGGCCTGCGGCCCATTATCATGGCCTTCGGCGCCTTTGACGGGCTGGCTGTAGAGGCGGAGGTTCTTTCTTACGAAGGGCCGTTTGGCGTGGGTTACATGGTGGCCTCCCTTGCTCCCGGAGAACCGGATCCCCGGAGGCGGATATGGGAAAAATTAAGCGCGGCGGAACAAAAGGCCCGGGAAGAACGTCTACGTAATGAAAGCTTTCTCGTGCGGGTGGCCCGGCGCTCCCTGGAAAACTACTTTGCCGGGCGGTCCCGGCTTTACGATGAAACGGGCATCCCGCCGGAGTTTGCCCGCCGGGCCGGTGCCTTTGTTTCCCTCCACAAGCACGGCCAGCTGCGGGGGTGTATCGGCACCGTCACACCCCAGTACAAGCATATTGTGGAAGAGGTGGCCATGAACGCCATCAGCGCCGCCGTGCGGGACCCCCGGTTTTACCCGGTTACGGAAGATGAACTGCCGGACCTGGAAATCTCCGTGGACGTGCTCCAGGAGCCGGAACCGGTGGAGAGCATGGCCGGCCTGGATCCCAAAAAATACGGCGTCATTGTGCAGGCGGGCGGCCGGCAGGGGTTGCTCCTGCCCGACCTGGAAGGCATAGATACGGCCGAACAGCAGGTGGCCATCGCCCGGCGGAAGGCGGGCATCGGCCCCCATGAGCCCGTCAAGCTCATGCGCTTTGAAGTGAAAAGGTATCACTGA
- the amrS gene encoding AmmeMemoRadiSam system radical SAM enzyme yields MQEALFYEKGDGGRTFCRLCPRLCSIRDGHTGFCRVRKNQQGILYTLNYGRVSSYALDPIEKKPLYHFYPGSDILSLGSVGCNLRCGFCQNWQIAHADPHTLYLSPAQAVAAAREQIARGYPNVGLAYTYNEPFMWYEYVYDTARLAHQEGLKNVLVTNGYVNEEPLRQILPYIDAMNIDVKGFTDEYYRGTCAGHLEPVLRAVEIAHGHCHVELTTLLVPGLNDSEEEIRRLVDWVAGLDPDIPLHFSRYFPNYKFDLPPTPLETLQKAWQIALEKLRYVYIGNAPELGGSDTLCPACGETLIRRTGYRVQVRGLEGNRCRYCGAEVKVVV; encoded by the coding sequence GTGCAGGAGGCGCTTTTTTACGAAAAAGGGGACGGCGGCCGCACTTTTTGCCGCCTCTGCCCCAGGCTCTGCAGCATCAGGGACGGCCATACCGGCTTTTGCCGGGTGCGCAAAAACCAGCAGGGCATCCTGTATACCCTCAATTACGGCCGGGTTTCCTCTTACGCCCTGGATCCGATTGAAAAAAAGCCCCTTTACCACTTCTACCCGGGCAGCGATATTCTTTCCCTGGGCAGCGTGGGCTGCAACCTGCGCTGCGGCTTCTGCCAGAACTGGCAGATTGCCCACGCCGACCCCCATACCCTCTATTTGAGCCCGGCCCAGGCCGTGGCCGCGGCCAGGGAGCAAATCGCCCGGGGCTACCCCAACGTGGGCCTGGCCTATACCTATAACGAGCCTTTCATGTGGTACGAGTACGTTTACGATACGGCCCGCCTGGCCCACCAGGAGGGTTTGAAGAACGTGCTGGTTACCAACGGATACGTCAATGAAGAACCCCTGCGGCAGATCCTGCCCTACATCGACGCCATGAATATTGACGTGAAGGGCTTTACTGATGAATATTACCGCGGGACGTGCGCCGGCCACCTGGAACCGGTGCTGCGTGCGGTGGAGATCGCCCACGGGCACTGCCACGTGGAGCTGACCACCCTGCTGGTTCCCGGCTTAAACGATTCGGAAGAGGAGATCCGCCGCCTGGTGGACTGGGTGGCCGGGCTCGACCCGGATATACCCCTGCACTTTTCCCGCTATTTCCCCAATTATAAGTTTGACCTGCCGCCCACGCCCCTGGAGACTTTGCAAAAAGCCTGGCAGATAGCCCTGGAAAAGCTCCGCTACGTCTACATCGGCAACGCCCCGGAGCTGGGCGGCAGTGACACCCTCTGCCCGGCCTGCGGCGAAACCCTCATCCGCCGCACCGGCTACAGGGTGCAGGTGCGTGGACTGGAAGGGAACCGGTGCCGTTACTGCGGGGCGGAAGTGAAGGTTGTGGTGTGA
- the hflX gene encoding GTPase HflX, which translates to MQKLPDYEKVLLITLQLPHEDEREVEESLDELARLADTAGARVVGRVVQRARRPDPATFLGRGKVREEIAPACRELGVDLVICDHELSPAQVRNLEEELGVRVIDRTQLILDIFARRARTREGKLQVELAQLEYLYPRLAGKGTELSRLGGGIGTRGPGETKLETDRRRIKRRITELRRELDEVRRHRTLLRTRRQDVPVTLVSLVGYTNAGKSTLLNALTGAGVPAEDKLFATLDPTTRRLVLPNNDVVLLTDTVGFIRRLPHHLVAAFRATLEEVTEADLLLHVVDVSNPDYPDQVKAVEDVLASLGAGEKPAILVFNKVDRLTAEEPWLLPSGRPAVAVSALTGQGLDELRRLIMEVLRDQRVRREFLVPYQRGDVLNLLYEKGEVLSREYTPEGVRLEVELGAVWASRAAARLGKDNPGRISG; encoded by the coding sequence ATGCAAAAATTACCTGATTACGAAAAAGTATTACTTATAACCCTTCAACTGCCCCATGAGGATGAACGTGAAGTTGAGGAGTCCCTGGACGAGCTGGCCCGGCTGGCGGACACGGCCGGGGCCCGGGTGGTGGGCAGGGTGGTACAGCGCGCCCGCCGGCCGGACCCGGCCACCTTTCTGGGGCGGGGCAAGGTGCGCGAGGAAATAGCTCCCGCCTGCCGGGAACTGGGGGTTGACCTGGTCATCTGCGACCATGAGCTTTCCCCCGCCCAGGTGCGCAACCTGGAGGAGGAACTGGGGGTACGGGTTATCGACCGCACCCAGCTCATCCTGGACATCTTTGCCCGGCGGGCCCGTACCCGGGAGGGCAAGCTGCAGGTAGAACTGGCCCAACTGGAATACCTCTACCCCCGGCTGGCGGGGAAAGGAACCGAGCTTTCCCGGCTGGGGGGCGGCATTGGCACCCGGGGGCCCGGCGAAACGAAGCTGGAAACCGACCGTCGGCGCATAAAAAGGCGCATCACCGAGTTGCGCCGGGAGCTCGACGAAGTACGGCGGCACCGGACCCTGCTGCGCACCAGGCGGCAGGATGTGCCCGTAACCCTGGTCAGCCTGGTGGGGTATACCAACGCCGGCAAGTCCACCCTCCTCAATGCCCTCACGGGGGCAGGCGTCCCGGCCGAAGACAAATTGTTTGCCACCCTGGACCCCACCACCCGGCGCCTCGTGCTGCCAAACAATGATGTGGTGCTGCTTACTGATACGGTCGGTTTCATCCGCCGCCTGCCCCACCACCTGGTGGCCGCCTTCCGGGCCACCCTGGAGGAAGTGACGGAAGCGGACCTGCTCCTGCACGTGGTGGACGTGAGCAACCCGGATTACCCGGACCAGGTTAAAGCGGTGGAGGATGTGCTGGCCTCCCTGGGGGCGGGGGAGAAGCCCGCCATTCTGGTTTTCAATAAAGTTGACCGTTTGACTGCTGAAGAACCCTGGCTGCTTCCGTCGGGCAGGCCGGCGGTGGCGGTTTCCGCTCTGACGGGTCAGGGCCTGGATGAACTGCGCCGGCTCATCATGGAAGTCTTGAGGGATCAAAGGGTGCGGCGGGAGTTCCTGGTGCCCTACCAGCGGGGAGACGTGCTCAACCTGCTCTACGAAAAAGGGGAGGTATTGTCGCGGGAATATACCCCGGAGGGCGTGCGCCTGGAAGTGGAACTGGGTGCGGTGTGGGCCTCCCGGGCGGCGGCCCGGCTGGGGAAGGATAATCCCGGCAGAATTTCCGGGTAA
- a CDS encoding helix-turn-helix domain-containing protein, with protein sequence MPSLGERLAYLRNQRGLSQAELARLLHMGQSTIAMYEKNRRSPDNQSLKRLADFFGVSTDYLLGRTDRPYGTGGEGAPGNAPHDAKLYAVAADPLFADLLRQVPDLTEEEKQSLVEHWEWALRFIKKERERRRKREEGNRKG encoded by the coding sequence ATGCCTTCCCTCGGCGAAAGGCTGGCCTACTTGCGTAATCAAAGGGGATTGTCCCAGGCGGAACTGGCCCGCCTGTTACATATGGGGCAGAGCACCATTGCCATGTACGAGAAAAACAGGCGCTCGCCGGACAACCAGTCTCTCAAACGGCTGGCCGATTTCTTCGGCGTTTCGACGGATTACCTGCTGGGGCGCACCGACCGGCCTTACGGAACCGGCGGAGAGGGTGCACCCGGGAATGCACCCCATGACGCGAAGCTGTATGCAGTTGCGGCCGACCCCCTGTTTGCCGACCTGCTCAGGCAGGTACCGGACCTGACGGAGGAAGAAAAACAGTCCCTGGTTGAGCACTGGGAGTGGGCCCTGCGCTTTATAAAGAAGGAGAGGGAGCGGCGCAGGAAAAGGGAGGAAGGGAACCGGAAGGGATGA
- a CDS encoding helix-turn-helix domain-containing protein yields the protein MRNEKMYQLRLKMGLSQRQVAEAVGISQSSYAMIEGGHRHPRKEVEKKLADFFGVTVDELFFGRDNHGSRLEEPDPGEQQ from the coding sequence GTGAGAAATGAAAAGATGTACCAGTTGAGGCTCAAAATGGGCCTCAGCCAGCGGCAGGTAGCCGAAGCCGTGGGCATCAGCCAGAGCTCCTACGCCATGATTGAGGGCGGCCACCGCCACCCCCGCAAGGAGGTGGAGAAGAAACTGGCCGACTTCTTCGGCGTGACCGTGGACGAGCTTTTTTTTGGCCGGGATAATCACGGTTCGCGATTGGAGGAACCTGACCCGGGGGAACAGCAGTAA